From the Naumovozyma dairenensis CBS 421 chromosome 10, complete genome genome, the window aaaatttcttcgATTTTCATTTAAGACATTTCATTAccaaataaagatatacGCTAGATTCCTCTACTATAAGTTGAACAGAACTCAGACAATGGAGTAGTGGAAAATACTCGAATCGACGACCATCCTTTGTCCATTCAAGAAAACacaattatttaaatcgCTAATGTCATCGAAACTTCCAAAATCGTATCGGTCCTCGGTCAAAATAAGGGCACCTTATAGAAACCCTATTCATTCCGATTCGAAGAAGGGTACAAATCTCATAGCTAAGATTAAagctttcttttctaaacCTAAAGCTAGAAGTACAGAGAAAGGGGATGGTCATTCGAACTCAGAGCTGGATTATCCCTCTGTGCTAGAATCTACATCAAAAGCCAGCGAACCGCCTAAAATTCCTGGTACATTTTTTACTGAACCTTCAGATTCCTTGATCATTTCATCTCAGCTTTCTAATCACAAGAGCAACAGTGCTGATACTGAAGACCGAAATCAATCTAGTGATGTTTCTGCCAACATCAATTACGAACTAGCTGATTTTTTCAGAAGAAAGGGAGCCACACCTTTAAACTTTATCGAAGCTCGAGGTGTTCTTTCTCTACTTGAGAAATCTACCGGCTCAATAAAACCCTCTGGGGAATCTTCATTTATTACTATCCCACCAGAAGATGTGGAAACGGCTGAACTACCTTCAATCTTGAAAGCTTCAAATAAAAGCAGTACTCCGAACTTCGAACTACCTTCTTTTACGCCTACATTAGATACTTCAAATGGTCACCATGGATCCACCGCTACGAGATCACATAGTTCGTCAATGAGGAGAGTTTTCGATTACTCTCGTATTCCAAGTCCATATCGTACCACGatctataaatataataatcaaaCATCTGAAGGTTCCGATATTACATTTGGAAGAAAGTCAGAACCTACCAAAAGTAGATCAGTAACTAAGCCACGAAAAACTCCGAAACTAAGTAATACTGCTTCAGCCTTAATCTCTCTTTTAGATACTGAAAACTCGGAAACTAAAGCGTTATCTCAAATTGCCAATCCATATTCATCATCGATCGTTGAACATCGTAGACCGAAGAAAGAATCTTCTACGAAGCTGGTAATACCTGCAAAAACTGAAATTGAGACAGTACCAGAGAAGGAAAACCGAAACTCTGAAAGCATTTTCTTATCacaaaaagaagataaaaacATTTCCGAAACGATTTCCATACCAAAGAGaggaaataaaaatgtaaaGAACAATCAAGTGGAGAAACCTGAAGCTGTAAGTTCTTCTAATAGTTTGAACATGTATAAACCAGTAAGGTCCTCGTCACTACGTAGCTCAGTGGTGGTCGCTGACAATGAATCCCCCAAAAAGGAAACTGAAGGAGGTAACGTTAAGATATCCTCACCAAATCCACCGAAGGCTGCATTTACGTTTGAATTTGGAGAACCTGAAAAATCTAGTGAACCTGAAGAAACCAAATCTGAACTGGCCAAGAAATTTGCAATTACTTCTCAGGGGAATAAGACACAAGGGCCTGAGCCGCTCCTGTCGAAGGATCACAAAGCAGATGCTGAAATTTTCAAGGAAACgaatgaaattgatatcGTAGGAGTTCCTCAAGATAACAAAGAAGCTAAGTCGGGTACATTGGCGTCTGCGAAAGTAAATGCTCCACACAAGGATTTATTTCCAACGCTTTCTGCCGCTGTAGATACGAAAGAGGAAGAAATGTTTGATTTTGGGACGTTACCACCATCCAGTACAGATCAACAGGCAatagatgaagaaaaggtGGAAGCTTATAAATCGGAATTTGTTTTTTAGCAGTATAGAACGTAGCAGGGTTAAGTCACCTCGAACTAAGTAActtatatatgaatatagAACTATAATTATATGTTACATTCATTGTAAAACAAAAACGTTCAATCTCTTTAGATGTCGAAGTCTAGTTGAGATCAGGGGAAGAACGAGAATATACAGATAACACTTGAGTCATATATAGTTTATAAGTAGTCATTGACTTTTTATTGATAgcatttatatataaaggtTATATATTCCATACGACGGTAGTCGCTTACAATACTTTTTGCTTGATGAAAAAAGTTGATAGATGTCTCATTTGCCAGAAACAAGTTAGACCCAAAGCAATAACTTGGATGATTGTCCACCACATAGCACGAGAATTAACGGATTCAGATACGTCTCTAAAGGCAGCTTCACGTTCTCTCATAAGTTGTTGTTCCCTCCTGATTTCCAAAACCTTTGCATTTAAAATAACGACTTTTTGATGCAAAGCTTCTAAAGtatctcttttctttgaatcTAATTTGGAGTCAGAgccaatttcaaattcagtGTCGATCTTAACCTTACCTTTGGTTAACCATCCACTAGCCTCTGGTTGGAAACAGACTCTATGTTCCCCAGATTCAAGGGCGACGAAAGTAAAGTCACCATTTGGAGATCCCTTTTGATGAACAACTCTTTGATTATCATCAAACACTTCTTCGACATCAATCACCACAGAAAAATCCTTTGGGTCTGCATCTCTATAAGCTTTCAAATTATCGTCATATGGTTGAACTTTGTAGGTACCTTGCAATAATGTGTTCTTAGACAATTCCTTATGGAAACATTTACGTTCCCCACCATTACTGTAAAAGTAGAATGCAGAAGCATGCACTGGGAACCAAAGACATAATGCTACCAGCTGATAAAGAGTAGTGGCCAACATGATTTATTGTTTTCGCTGATTATCTAGCTAGCTTAATTGATCCTAAAGTTTCTCacatttaaagaaagagaGGCAAGTGTTGTAATTAAAACAAGTAAACGAACAGATCCATAGAAACAAATACTTAACGTTACGTATACCATGTTTGTTGGAAAAATGAACAGAAAAATATTGCTGCGAAATACGGAAACGCGTGAAAAAAAGCAGACGCCAAAATTGatcatttaatataataaaacgGTAAGAGGTATGAATCTGGGTCCATGGACAACAGACATAACGGCTAGAAATATTTAGGCAAGGGTATTATTCTTCACATTTATCGAAAGAAACATTGACGATCCCTTTGAACCTAATTTGAAATACTCTTTGTTTATGAATTTACTTCTGCAAGATCCATTTTCTGTGTTGAAAGAATATCCTGAGAAATTAACATTTACATTGGAGAACCCGTTAAGAACAGAATGCTTGGAATTTAGTACTTGTGGTAATTATTTAGCATTGGGATGCTCCAACGGAGACGTTGTCATTTACGATATGGATACCCTCAGACCTATTACAGTCCTTGGGAGTGAAAGTGGTGCACATGTAAGATCAGTACAATCGTTATCTTGGTCACCTGATGGAAGGTATATAATAACTGGATCTAGGGATTGGTGTGTAAAATTATGGGATTTGAACAAACCGGAAAGGCCGTATAGAGAGACGTTATTCGAAGGTCCAATTTGGAATTGTAAATGGCTTGATGCTGAAAACTTACGGTGCGTTGCAACTGTTTCAGAGGAGGACCATGTCTTTATGATTGACTTTAATCATGAAACTCCCATAATTCATCAGATAAGGATAGAAGAGGATATTGAATCCAATAAAGGACATGTATTGACGTGCTGCGTTAATCCTAACTTCCCTGATGTTATAATAACGGGCACCTCGAAAGGATGGTTAagtttattaaaaatagaCAATCATCAGATGGATAACAATGCATTTACCTTTTCATCATTGTATTCCACCAAAATTgttaattcaaatataaagGATATCATAATTTCACAAAATGGTGATCGTCTCGCAGTAAATTCATCTGATAGAACGATAAGACAGTATGCTGTACAAATGTCCGAAGACTTAAAATTCGTGACAGTGGATCTAGAACATAGATACCAAGATGTTATCAACAAGTTGCAATGGAATTGTATCTTTTTCAGTAATGGTTCAGCAGAATACTTGGTGGCGTCCACGCATGGATCTTCTACTCGTGAATTATACCTCTGGGAGACTGGTTCAGGTACATTGGTACGTGTACTTGAAGGagctgaagaagaattgatGGATATCAATTGGAATTTTTATAACATGTGTATAGCCAGCAACGGGTTTGAATCTGGCTATGTTTATATCTGGTCAATAGTAATACCACCAAAGTGGAGTGCATTAGCGCCTGACTTCGAGGaaatagaagaaaacattgaATATCAAgagaaagaagatgaattcGACCAAGTAGGAGAACTGGAACAGCAGCATGAGTTGATACAGGCAGAAGAAGTCCCAATAGATCTGACAACCAAAGAACGTTACGATGTCAGGGGAAACGATCTTTTAAGACAAGACTTCGTTATTCCCATGGACTATCAACGTATCCTACTTATgcattcaaaaaaataatatcactCTTTCGCAATTCAGACACAGCTAAATGGTATAATCACTCAAAAATCAGATTCTCGGAAACAAATAACTTATGAAATACGTAAAGCAATAGCGTTGTTCATATTATAGACTACCTTGTGCATACTTTAAtagaaaacaaataatatatatatatatatacttgaACACACTTTACATACAGCatatttattgttattataaGCACATAAACTTAATAACAACCGTTACCCGAAATGGCTTGAATAAATTGACGGAAGTGGATAAATAACAAGTTGCTGACTGAAGAATGCTCATTTATTGTATGCTTACCAGTGTCATCCTAACTGTCTCATTATAGGCAGGGTCCTTTGCTTGGATGAGAAATTGAGACCGAATCTCGTCGAAAGATTACGATCTATCTTCCTCGTGAATAGATGGGTGACTCTAACCTTTTTAAGTTTATTTCAGGATGTCGCCTATTAAGTATAAACTACATGAcaatataaataaacatCCCACAAGCAGAGTTACATGATCTACTGATTCCATTTTCTAAAGGCGCTAAGTTTCAAAACGTTTCTTTACGCAGAGAAAATTGAAACTagaacaaaaataaaactaaCGAAAAACAGTAAAAACTAGGCGTAACATGTAATAGTGGCAAGAAATACAAGAAGTTTTAGGCAAGCAAGTGCTCACTGATATACTCAAAGATCATACAGGTATCGATACCGTTACCATTCCTCATCATAATACGAAATTTAAGAGAAATACTGAACTACTAAACTTCTAATTTACTGTAAAACAAACTCTTTAATCCAATATCATAAAATGGCTGGCGGGTTAGGAAACCCCTTCATTAACAATACACCTTCGTCTTCTCCGATCAAGGGTTCTGAGAGCAAAAGAATATCCAAAAGACCTGCCTCCAACCAATCCTCATCCTCATTACTATCATCTCCGTCAAGAAGACCAAGAACTTCAGGTTCGATAACATATTCGGACAGGTTCATCCCAAAGAGAACAGATATGAACTTAAACAGCATAACATCAATCGGGAGAACAATCAGTCTACCACCGCTCGAGCCATCGAATACAGAAGACCAAGttgaattaaaaaaagaaagactGGCACATGCGACCTTTGATGCAGTTTTGAAGAATGAATTATTCGGAGAAATGCTACAACGTGACGCGATGGAAACAGAAAGTAGCATAGAACGAATTCGAAATACTAAGCCATACCATTCAGAAGGTAATAGAAGTACCTTCGAAGAAGGCAGTCGAAATATAGGCCATGGAAGTAGCGACTATCTGTCATCGAGCAGAAGTAGTGTGGACGGAGATGCTTCCTCGATATCTACCCCGGTTACTCCAAAACGTCTTTTCACGTCACAAAGTGATAGCATATACAGGCCAACCTCCAGTGTTGTGCGGGGAGCTAGTCTATTAACTTATAGAGAACGTTCAACGAGGCCAAAATCAACAGCTTCTTTACTACAATCCcaattttttgattctGTATCTCCAGTGCGTCCTGATTCTAAACAATTACTCTTAACACCAAGCAAGAAATTTAGGCAGATAGCGAAAGTTCCGTATAGAGTTCTCGATGCACCCTGCTTGGCTGATGACTTCTATTACGATCTTATTGATTGGTCATCAAGTGATATGCTGGCTGTCGGACTTGGTAAATCTATTTTCCTCACAGATAACTCCTCCGGAGAAGTAATACATTTATGTGACACTGAAAGTGAATATACGAGTTTAAGCTGGGTGGGAGCTGGCTCTCATTTGGCTGTGGGGCAAGGTAACGGGATAGTAGAGATTTATGATGTAGTGAAGAGGAAATGCATACGGACACTGCCTGGGCATGTCGATAGAACATCATGCCTGTCATGGAATAATCACATATTGAGTTCAGGGAGCAGAGACCATACTATACTTCACCGAGATGTTAGAATGGCAGAACCCTTCTTTGAGCGTATAAAAACACATTCACAAGAAGTATGCGGATTAAAATGGAACGTTGATGAGAATAAATTGGCATCAGGAGGAAATGATAACATGGTTTATGTGTATGATGGGACATCCTCGTCACCTGTATTTAAGATCACTGAACATAAAGCAGCAGTTAAAGCGATGGCGTGGTCACCTCATAAAAGGGGTACATTGGCCACTGGTGGTGGTACTGTGGATAGGAAGTTGAAGATTTGGAATATTAACACTTCCACGAAGACGAGCGATATTGATACTGGATCTCAAGTTTGTAACATGGTATGGTCTAAGAACACAGATGAACTTGTCACTTCACATGGATATTCTAAATATAATCTTACTTTATGGGATGGACCAACTATGGATCCTATTGTGATTCTAAAGGGACATAGTTTCAGAGTATTACATCTGACATTATCAGCTGATGGTACAACTGTCGTTTCCGGGGCAGGAGATGAAACATTAAGATACtggaaattatttgataaaccGAGACCGAGACCAAAGTCGACTAGTCAATATGATTCTATAGTATTTGATGCATTTAAGCAAATTAGATAActttaatttaattatgTAATCTTATTCACTAACGCTTCATCAACGAAGTGTTGTCTGTAGACGTCCTGAAACTAAAGATAACTTATAAGTAAATAAGTATTTTTTATAGAATACGctgtttttttttaaatacaTATGACATGTATAAAGTATATAGGAATGGGTAAAAAATAGTTGTATTGTCATATAACATAATTAAGCGAGAAGGGCGTTTGATAATCGAGTTGCTAAATAATCTGCTTCTCCtttataattcaatttatGTAAATTGGCCACCGTATATCTAATTCTTGTTTGATCATTATAGCTATCTTCACGAGCCCTAATTCTAAAATCGTattgattcatttgaaTACTTTGTGTTATCTTGGTAAATTCTTCTGgatcattttctttcaaagcaATTAGTTTATTAGCGTCAATATCTAGTAGTTGTTCTGCTTGatcattaaataaagtCAACCATAGTTGATTTGTTTCATCCATAACTGAAATTGTCAACATATATCTCCATTGAGGAGCTTCATTGTTTGTTTCACATTTCTCACATCTCCAAGTTCCATCTGGTTGTTCTATAACTTTTTTATTACAATTTTCATTCGAACAAGCTGGATATGCAAAGTTATCAACTTTTAAGAAACTAATAGCAGCCTTGACGCTGAAATAATCACCTTTTTCGCTTTTCCCCAAATTTTCAGCTTGAGCTCTAGTAATTGTTATACGTTGgctaataaatttttcttgatttgCAGaggaaatattatttgaacCTGCCTCTTGCTTCAAAGATGTAAAATTACCATTACGACCTGTGCTATCATACCAACCCTTCAATGAGTAAGCTTCCGGGATTTCCGGATTTGGAACTAGAGTGCTGTTAAACCCCATGGATAACGACTTACCTCCGAAGTCAGACACACGGACACCCTTGATAGCCACGACAGAACCTTCAGGTAAATTAAAATCGATAGCTTGTTGGTTCCATAAGCCGACTGAAATTTCGAACCCGGATTCATCGACAATTGAAATGTCGCGACGATCGAAACGTTTACCAGCTCTTGAAGTTAACTCGAAATGCGGATTAACAGTTTGAATGACACCGAGAACATCCACgttagtattattttcttgatttggGATTGCAtccaatttaataaaattgaaatgggTCTTTGGAACGTTATCTTCATCGAAACATTCTTCAATGACGGTATCTCTATCTAAATTTAGCTCATAGGGGTGAGTTAAATTGGTGAATTGAGGTTTTGCTGGTTGTAATCTAGCCTTAGAAACGTAATAGACTTTACCCTCTTGCAATATTTCACTAAATTTTTCAGCATTTTCATTGAAA encodes:
- the NUP60 gene encoding FG-nucleoporin NUP60 (similar to Saccharomyces cerevisiae NUP60 (YAR002W); ancestral locus Anc_4.125), giving the protein MSSKLPKSYRSSVKIRAPYRNPIHSDSKKGTNLIAKIKAFFSKPKARSTEKGDGHSNSELDYPSVLESTSKASEPPKIPGTFFTEPSDSLIISSQLSNHKSNSADTEDRNQSSDVSANINYELADFFRRKGATPLNFIEARGVLSLLEKSTGSIKPSGESSFITIPPEDVETAELPSILKASNKSSTPNFELPSFTPTLDTSNGHHGSTATRSHSSSMRRVFDYSRIPSPYRTTIYKYNNQTSEGSDITFGRKSEPTKSRSVTKPRKTPKLSNTASALISLLDTENSETKALSQIANPYSSSIVEHRRPKKESSTKLVIPAKTEIETVPEKENRNSESIFLSQKEDKNISETISIPKRGNKNVKNNQVEKPEAVSSSNSLNMYKPVRSSSLRSSVVVADNESPKKETEGGNVKISSPNPPKAAFTFEFGEPEKSSEPEETKSELAKKFAITSQGNKTQGPEPLLSKDHKADAEIFKETNEIDIVGVPQDNKEAKSGTLASAKVNAPHKDLFPTLSAAVDTKEEEMFDFGTLPPSSTDQQAIDEEKVEAYKSEFVF
- the ERP1 gene encoding Erp1p (similar to Saccharomyces cerevisiae ERP1 (YAR002C-A) and ERP6 (YGL002W); ancestral locus Anc_4.124), whose protein sequence is MLATTLYQLVALCLWFPVHASAFYFYSNGGERKCFHKELSKNTLLQGTYKVQPYDDNLKAYRDADPKDFSVVIDVEEVFDDNQRVVHQKGSPNGDFTFVALESGEHRVCFQPEASGWLTKGKVKIDTEFEIGSDSKLDSKKRDTLEALHQKVVILNAKVLEIRREQQLMREREAAFRDVSESVNSRAMWWTIIQVIALGLTCFWQMRHLSTFFIKQKVL
- the SWD1 gene encoding COMPASS subunit protein SWD1 (similar to Saccharomyces cerevisiae SWD1 (YAR003W); ancestral locus Anc_4.123) — translated: MNLLLQDPFSVLKEYPEKLTFTLENPLRTECLEFSTCGNYLALGCSNGDVVIYDMDTLRPITVLGSESGAHVRSVQSLSWSPDGRYIITGSRDWCVKLWDLNKPERPYRETLFEGPIWNCKWLDAENLRCVATVSEEDHVFMIDFNHETPIIHQIRIEEDIESNKGHVLTCCVNPNFPDVIITGTSKGWLSLLKIDNHQMDNNAFTFSSLYSTKIVNSNIKDIIISQNGDRLAVNSSDRTIRQYAVQMSEDLKFVTVDLEHRYQDVINKLQWNCIFFSNGSAEYLVASTHGSSTRELYLWETGSGTLVRVLEGAEEELMDINWNFYNMCIASNGFESGYVYIWSIVIPPKWSALAPDFEEIEENIEYQEKEDEFDQVGELEQQHELIQAEEVPIDLTTKERYDVRGNDLLRQDFVIPMDYQRILLMHSKK
- the CDH1 gene encoding Cdh1p (similar to Saccharomyces cerevisiae CDH1 (YGL003C); ancestral locus Anc_4.122), encoding MAGGLGNPFINNTPSSSPIKGSESKRISKRPASNQSSSSLLSSPSRRPRTSGSITYSDRFIPKRTDMNLNSITSIGRTISLPPLEPSNTEDQVELKKERLAHATFDAVLKNELFGEMLQRDAMETESSIERIRNTKPYHSEGNRSTFEEGSRNIGHGSSDYLSSSRSSVDGDASSISTPVTPKRLFTSQSDSIYRPTSSVVRGASLLTYRERSTRPKSTASLLQSQFFDSVSPVRPDSKQLLLTPSKKFRQIAKVPYRVLDAPCLADDFYYDLIDWSSSDMLAVGLGKSIFLTDNSSGEVIHLCDTESEYTSLSWVGAGSHLAVGQGNGIVEIYDVVKRKCIRTLPGHVDRTSCLSWNNHILSSGSRDHTILHRDVRMAEPFFERIKTHSQEVCGLKWNVDENKLASGGNDNMVYVYDGTSSSPVFKITEHKAAVKAMAWSPHKRGTLATGGGTVDRKLKIWNINTSTKTSDIDTGSQVCNMVWSKNTDELVTSHGYSKYNLTLWDGPTMDPIVILKGHSFRVLHLTLSADGTTVVSGAGDETLRYWKLFDKPRPRPKSTSQYDSIVFDAFKQIR
- the RFA1 gene encoding replication factor A subunit protein RFA1 (similar to Saccharomyces cerevisiae RFA1 (YAR007C); ancestral locus Anc_4.120), producing the protein MSNFELSKGDLYKLFTDQERYDNSSGGVYQVFNVRKADASGAKKKPLIMITDGVYHMKSLLRGSAATKFQLQRGDIIRVTAGEANYFPQRNKYALAIDDFELVETGVELVNRASKFLDAYFNEHPNERLIVPSSNIENTTTDATSANNATEQNPSQQQQQQQQQRKQSNFPSSHSQKSKPIFAIEQLSPYQNIWTIKARVSYKGEIKKWHNQRGDGSLFNVNFLDTSGEIRATAFNENAEKFSEILQEGKVYYVSKARLQPAKPQFTNLTHPYELNLDRDTVIEECFDEDNVPKTHFNFIKLDAIPNQENNTNVDVLGVIQTVNPHFELTSRAGKRFDRRDISIVDESGFEISVGLWNQQAIDFNLPEGSVVAIKGVRVSDFGGKSLSMGFNSTLVPNPEIPEAYSLKGWYDSTGRNGNFTSLKQEAGSNNISSANQEKFISQRITITRAQAENLGKSEKGDYFSVKAAISFLKVDNFAYPACSNENCNKKVIEQPDGTWRCEKCETNNEAPQWRYMLTISVMDETNQLWLTLFNDQAEQLLDIDANKLIALKENDPEEFTKITQSIQMNQYDFRIRAREDSYNDQTRIRYTVANLHKLNYKGEADYLATRLSNALLA